The genomic stretch GTGGGCAGATCGCCGCCGCTTTGCTCGAAGGCTTGCGCGAGCTGGGCGGTGAGCGCGGGCGGCGGATCGTCGGCGACGAAGTGGCGCGCGAGCTGGAACGCGACGTGTTGACTCGTGGCGTTCGCGTGCGCGAGATCGTGCAGGATCGCGAGCGCCTGACGTTCGCCATTGGCCGCGTCCGGCTCGGGATATTGACGGCCCATGACCGTGCGCGCGCCGGGTTCGTGCAGCGCGGGGCGAAACACGAACGCGCCCGGCGCGGCGTTACCGGGCTGCGGGCCGCGCACGCCCGCCACGCTCCAGCCCGTGAGCGCGCGCGCGAATTCGGTCACGTCTTCCTGCGTGTAGCCCGTGCGCGCGCCGAGCGTGTGCAGTTCCATGATCTCGCGCGCGAGATTTTCGTTGAGGCCGCGCGCGTGGCCCGGATCGCGCGCGTCGGCGCGCAGCGCGGCGCGGCTGTTCGGGCCGACCGAGCGCACCTGATCGAGAAACACCTGCATGGCCGCGTGCTGCTCGACGGCCACCAGCATGTCTTCGAATTTGCCGAGCACGTGCGGGCGGATCGCTTCCATCTCGAACGAGCCCGCGAGACCGGCGAGCGCCGGTTTGTCGACGGACACCGCGAAGTGATTCGACCAGAAGTGCACGAGGCGCTCGACGAACGGCGTGTCGGTTTGCAGCGCGCTGGCGAGCCGCGCGTTGACGGCGCTGCGATACACGTCCACGCCCTCGCGCCGGATCGTGCGGTTGACCGCCTGGCGCTGAGCCTGTTTGTTCGTCGCCGTCGACGTGGACGATTGGGGCGCTGGTGTCGATTGCGTCGCTTGCGTCGATGCGGACGACGCCGGCGCGTTCGCGCTCGCGGCCGTATCGACGCCATTCAAGCCCTGCATGCGCTCCTCGCCGAAACGCGTGGTGAGCGCGACCGCGCCGGGCTCGTCGCGCCAGGCGGCGGGCAGCGGTTCGTAGCGGCTCAACTGGTCGAGCAGCCAGTGCTGGGGATTGTCGGGCGGCGCCTCGTCGGGGCGCGCGCCCAGGCCGAAGCGATTCAGTGCGATCGCGGCGGCGCGGGTGGTTGGCGGGTGGTCCATGCGCGGTCCTCGTGGCGTGGCGGATATCACGTTAAACGCCGCTCGCGCCAGGATCCGTCGCACGATTTTCAGTTTTTTTCGCTGGCGCGATTTCGCAACATAACGGGCGATGACGCGCGGCGAAGCACGTTCAAGCGTGCCTGGCGGCGCGTCATTCGGCCTCGCTGGCCGTGTTCGGGTCCGGGTCCCTGTTCTTGCGTGGCGGCGCGAGCGGCTGGCGCCACTGGCCGCTGCGCTTCAGGCCTTCGGCGAACTTGAGGCGCTCTTCGGGCGTGAGCGTGGCGGCATAGTCGGCGACGCCGGTTTCCACCTTCGCGCGCAACGCGCTGTCGGCGGCGCGGGTGCGGGCGAGCGCGGCGTCGAGCGCGGCGCGGTCGAGCGTGGGCGCGGCGAGCAGATCGAGTACGGCGCGACGGTCTTCGCGGGCCTCGCGCGCGTCGGCGCGGCCGTTGCGGCGCGCGTCGCGCAAGGCTTCGACGAACTGCTGGCGGCGTTCGGGCGGGAGTTCGTCGGTGGCGAACCGCAACGCCACGCGCGGTCCCGGCCGCGCCTCTTTTTGAGTGAGCGCGGCCAGCGTGCCGTGCGTGGCGAACCAGCGCCACGCGCCGCCCGCGATGCCGCCCAGCAGGAACACGTTGAGCAGCACCGAGCCCACGATCAGCGCTTTCCAGGAACGGCCGTTCATTCGTCGCTCCCGTCGTCGAGCGAGCCAAGGAAGCTGCTTTGATGCGCGGTGTCGTATCCGCTGTAGGCTGGGTCGCTGGCGGTGTGCGTCGCGCCCGGCGCGCCTGCGAGCAGCGCGAACGACATGGCGAACGCGCCGGCCAGCGCGCCCGCGAGCCCGACGCCCGCGAGGCCCACGCCGGACCACCAGAAGCGGCGGCGCGAGGCGTCCTTGCGGCGCGGCAACGGCGGCGTGAGCGAGGGCGCGCTCGTCACGATGCGTTCAACGAGCGTGCGCGACGGCGGCTCGATGAAATCGCGCGCGAGCCAGGCGTCGAGTTCGAGCGCGGCGGCGAGTGCCGCGTCGGCTTCGTCGCGATGCGCGCGCGCCCACGCGAGCGCGTCGGCGCGTTCTTGCTCGGGCCAGCGGCGCGGGTCGGCGCCCCACGCATCGACGAGCGTGTGGAATCGTTCGGGTGTCATGCTGAATCCTTGCCGGCGGGGCCGCCGGCCAGTTGTGCGCGCAAGGTGCGCCGGGCGCGCGCCAGCAGGCTTTCGAGCGCGTCGACCGAAATGCCCATCAGGCCGGCGGCTTCCAGATTCGAAAGCTCCTGATAATACGTGAGCACGAGTGCCTCGCGCTGACGCACGGGCAGCGCGGCCAGCGCCGTGCGTACGTGTTCGTCGCGCGAGCGCGTCTCGAGCCGAAGATCGGGCGCGGGGGCGGGATCGGCCTCGTCGGGCAGGGTATCGACGGGTTCTTCGCGGCGGCCGCGCAAACGGTCGTAACAGAGATTGAGCGCCACGCGGTGTAGCCACGTGTCGAACTTCGCTTCGCCGCTGCGCCATTGCGGCGCCTGTTTCCAGATCCGCATGAACGCCTCCTGCGCAATGTCCTCCGCCTCCATGCGGTCGCCGAGCAGGCGCGTGGCGAGCGCGAGCAGACGCGGCAGCTTGCGCGCGACGAGCGTGCGCACCGCGCCCGCGTCGCGTTCGCCCACGCGGGCGACGAGTTCGGCGTCGGGGTCGCGCTCGCTCAAGGCACGGGCCTGGCGGTCGTGGGCGGGCGCGGACCGCGCGCCGGCGGCGGGCAGGACAGGCGGTCCAGCGAGTGTCGCGGCGCGCGTGTCATCGTCGTGTCCTCCCTGGCGTTCGTGGTTCGCATCATGGCCCGTATCGAGCGCCGCCGAATGACTCGGTGACTGGCTCGAAGGATGGCTCAATTCGCCAGCCGCTTCCCCGGCAACCGGAGAAGCGGCGTCGGCCGGTTCGCGAACGTTCAATATACGACGACCGCCGGCCGGTAGTAGGCAGGCCGCGCCGGCACCACCACGCAGCCACTCAGAATGACCGCGGCGAGGGTCAGGATAACGAGCGTTTTCATGGCTGCGCTCCATCTTCGCTATTCCGGTTCATCGGCGCGCCTCAGGCCCAGTGGCCCGGCATCCAGCGCCAGTTCGGCCCGTGCGCGATCCAGTGGCCCGGCACCCAGCGGTGTCCCACGCGCACCGTTTGCCAGTGGCCGGGCGCCCAGACATAGCCGCCGTGCGCATAGCGCCAGTGGCCCGGGTCCCACGCGTAGCCGGCGCGCGGCGGCGGCACGGTTTCCACGCGCGGCGGCGGCGGCGCGCTCGGCGCGATGATCACGGTCTGTGCGAACGTGGCGCCGCTGGCGAGCGCGAAAACGGCTGCGGCGAGCAGCGTGCGGATGGATGACTTCGGCATGTTGACCTCCCGTTGTTCGTTGCCGGACGCCGTCGCGCGTGAGTCTGCGCGCGGCCTGTATGACTTGAACGGGGGAGGCGGTGGAAATCCGTCGCGGAAATCGCGATTTTTTTCGGGCGGCGTTTTGTGCTGCTCTTTTTGCGGATTGTTTTGGTGGGCGTGCGGGGCCGGGCGCGGGCTTTTCCCGCTCGCTACGGCTGATCTAGCGCCGGTTCGAGAGTGGGTGCGCCTACCTGAAGATCAACCGCGAACGCGTGTAACAAAACCACACCATGCTTGCGCCCTGTCAAAAATACTGTATAAATACACAGTATGGATGTGCATACAGTAGTCCTTGACGGGAGGTCTTATGGCACCGCTGATTCGCATTGTGAACGACGAGGATCGCCGCTCGGTCGAGTGGCTGATCACCAACGTGGGCGAGGCGCGCGTTACCGCTGCCGCGCAGCGGCTGAGCCGCGGCGGCCGTGGGCCGTTCGTCTCGGCGGTATGCCGCTATCTCGGGGCGTGGCCGCCGCCGTCGCGCGCATCCGCGGCGGAGAACTCGCGCTACCGCGTTGGCGACGAATATCTGGCGCGAATTCGTGAGTTGCTGGCGCGCCGCCACGGGCCCACGGCGCCTGCGCATTGAGGGCGAGGGCGCGAATCATCGGGTAGCGCAGCGCAAGGCTTTAGAAAAGGCGCACCGTTTTGCAAGGCGGGCCGCTTCGGCCCGTACGCATCACGCGCCGGCGTGGGGCGTACGTCGGCGGTCGGCCATCGGTGAAAAGAGCGGGGCGGCGAACTCGAGCGCCATGCCGGCCATCGGCCGGCCACGACCTTCCTCCCTGGCCGCCACGGCCTTTCTCATGCCTCGACCGACGCTTCGCTTTCCATATGCCGAAGCACGGAATGGAACGTTTTGAGTAGCTTTCCATCGGGCATGCCGGTCTCGCCGAACAGGCGCTTCTGAACGGCAATCACGAGCGGCAGCGCCTTGCGCATGCGAGCCAGTCCAACCTGGGTGACGGTCACGTTCTTCGCCCGCACATCGATCGAGCTCGTTTTTCGCGTCACCATGCCTTTTTCGTCGAGCGCTTTGAGCATTTGCGAGAGCTGGACTTTGTGAATGTCGCTGAAGCGGGCGAGCGTTGTCTGCGTGACTTCGTCTCCGTCCTTCGAGAGCCACGCAACCAGCGTCAGGGTGGTGAACTGCAGGTGCGTCAGTTCGAGTGCCTCCAGCGCCCGGTCGATTTCCCGCTGGTACAGGTGGAACATCTTCCAGAGAACGAACCCGATGGCGCGATCCGGTGCGCCCAGCGAGAGGCTCGTGAAGGCTTTCTGAAGTTCCTTGGGTTTGACATCGACATCCATGGGCTGCAGCCTCCGCAAAAAAGAGTGACAGCGTCGTGCGAAATCACGTGCCTTGCATATTGTAAATGCATTAACTATTATCGGGTAGTGCTTCATCCAACCCAAAGGAGGATGCCGATGAATCAACTACCGCTGGATATCGCTTTCTGGAACTACGATCGGGTTCAACCCCTGATCGACGGTACTGTCGAGATCAAGAACGTTAGCGCGTCTTTTCATACGGCGCGCATCGTGACCGAAATCTTCAAGGGAATGATTGCCGAGCGGCAATACGACGTAGCGGAATTGGGCATGACTTATCTCCTGCGCACGATCGATCAGCCCAATGCGGAGTTCGTTGGCATTCCTGTTTTTCTGAACCGGGCATTCCGGCACTCGGCGATCTATATCAACAAGTCGAAGGGGATCGAACGCCCGCAAGACCTTGCCGGCAAGCGTATCGGTGAACTGGCGCTCTACGGGCATGACTCCGGCATCATGTCCAAAGGCGTGCTGGCGGATGAGTTCGGCGTTCAGCCGGCATCCGCGCAATGGCTCGTTGGCGCGATCGATTTTCCCATGGAGCCGGTCGATTTCGTGACGCATCCGCATCCCGCCAATGTGCAGGTGGAATGGGCATCGAAGGAGGCCGATCTGGGCACGATGCTGGAAGAGGGCGAACTGGACGCGTTGATCTCAGCCGATATCCCGAAGTGCGTGCTCGAAGGCTCGCCGAAGGTCGGCCGGCTATTCCCGAATTACGTCGAACTCGAACAGGCGTATTTTGCGCGTACCCGGGTCTTTCCGATCATGCACACCGTTGCGGTGCGCCGCACGCTCGCCGAGGAGCGGCCGGACATCGTGAAGGCGGTGTATGACGCGTTTTGCGAGGCCAAAGCCAGCACGATGAAGAACCTCGCGATGGGCATGACGTTCAACAATATGTCGCTGATGGTTCCATGGCTGACGCATCGGCTCGAAGAGAACCGGAATACGCTGGGCAACGACTGGTGGCCCTATGGCATTGCGGGAAATCGCGTCGCGCTCGAAACGATACTGCGCTACCACTACGAACAGGGGATTACGTCGCGGCAGTTGTCGGTGGACGAGGTCTTCGTGCCGTACCTCATGGACACTTGATTCATGGGCACTTGACTCATGGTCACTTATGAAAGCAACACGGTTATGCCGCGTTGCTTAGCCGGCGGCGTACCCGAAGCACAACGAGCTTGCCCGGTTGCGCTTCGCCATTCACGGCGCTTCGGGCATCGCCGCGATCACCGATCCTCGTGCGGCTCCATGAGGGGATATTCATCGCCATTGCGCACAAAACCGGGCATCTGCGAAAAGTCCATACGTGGCGGCCCGAAAATGTCCACGAGCCAGCAACCGGCTTCCAGCGCCTGACTCGTATGGATCAACCCGGCGGGCAAGGAGATCGCGGCGGGACTGTCTATCTCCAGATGCTCGTCGGCTTGCCATTGCGTCGAATCCGGCCCCCAGGGGGTACGCAGATGATGCGCGAATCGACCCGCGTAAGTCAGCGTGATCTGCTCGAAATCGTCGTGTGAGTGGGGCTTGAGTTTCTTGCTGTCGCGCTTGCCCGGATAGATATCGGTGATATTGACCATCAGATTGGTGCAGCGAAACGCGCGGCCGGGCTGCGTGGCATCGACATAGTCGTCCAGCCGGTAATGCCGCAATTTGAAGCCGTTCACCGGATCGGGCCATGCACGGCATTCGCTCAATTCGGGCGCGCCAGCCGCGTAGTCGGCTGCATTGAGCGCCGCGCCCAGCGTTTCTCGCGACGTCGTGCCGACGATGTGCGCGAGCAGGCCGTTGCCTTCGACA from Paraburkholderia acidisoli encodes the following:
- a CDS encoding cupin domain-containing protein; the protein is MNAETRTRPRKRGIVVPARSRTITRFDTPPQLDSHGNQRWVLRTAHFALAMTRIEGRATIDIRETAESMIVAPAALRVRVRVDTMQQQAPSEGDTLFILPPGESQVDVEGNGLLAHIVGTTSRETLGAALNAADYAAGAPELSECRAWPDPVNGFKLRHYRLDDYVDATQPGRAFRCTNLMVNITDIYPGKRDSKKLKPHSHDDFEQITLTYAGRFAHHLRTPWGPDSTQWQADEHLEIDSPAAISLPAGLIHTSQALEAGCWLVDIFGPPRMDFSQMPGFVRNGDEYPLMEPHEDR
- a CDS encoding periplasmic heavy metal sensor; amino-acid sequence: MNGRSWKALIVGSVLLNVFLLGGIAGGAWRWFATHGTLAALTQKEARPGPRVALRFATDELPPERRQQFVEALRDARRNGRADAREAREDRRAVLDLLAAPTLDRAALDAALARTRAADSALRAKVETGVADYAATLTPEERLKFAEGLKRSGQWRQPLAPPRKNRDPDPNTASEAE
- a CDS encoding MarR family winged helix-turn-helix transcriptional regulator, yielding MDVDVKPKELQKAFTSLSLGAPDRAIGFVLWKMFHLYQREIDRALEALELTHLQFTTLTLVAWLSKDGDEVTQTTLARFSDIHKVQLSQMLKALDEKGMVTRKTSSIDVRAKNVTVTQVGLARMRKALPLVIAVQKRLFGETGMPDGKLLKTFHSVLRHMESEASVEA
- a CDS encoding substrate-binding domain-containing protein, whose product is MNQLPLDIAFWNYDRVQPLIDGTVEIKNVSASFHTARIVTEIFKGMIAERQYDVAELGMTYLLRTIDQPNAEFVGIPVFLNRAFRHSAIYINKSKGIERPQDLAGKRIGELALYGHDSGIMSKGVLADEFGVQPASAQWLVGAIDFPMEPVDFVTHPHPANVQVEWASKEADLGTMLEEGELDALISADIPKCVLEGSPKVGRLFPNYVELEQAYFARTRVFPIMHTVAVRRTLAEERPDIVKAVYDAFCEAKASTMKNLAMGMTFNNMSLMVPWLTHRLEENRNTLGNDWWPYGIAGNRVALETILRYHYEQGITSRQLSVDEVFVPYLMDT
- a CDS encoding RNA polymerase sigma factor; protein product: MPAAGARSAPAHDRQARALSERDPDAELVARVGERDAGAVRTLVARKLPRLLALATRLLGDRMEAEDIAQEAFMRIWKQAPQWRSGEAKFDTWLHRVALNLCYDRLRGRREEPVDTLPDEADPAPAPDLRLETRSRDEHVRTALAALPVRQREALVLTYYQELSNLEAAGLMGISVDALESLLARARRTLRAQLAGGPAGKDSA
- a CDS encoding DUF1800 domain-containing protein, with the translated sequence MDHPPTTRAAAIALNRFGLGARPDEAPPDNPQHWLLDQLSRYEPLPAAWRDEPGAVALTTRFGEERMQGLNGVDTAASANAPASSASTQATQSTPAPQSSTSTATNKQAQRQAVNRTIRREGVDVYRSAVNARLASALQTDTPFVERLVHFWSNHFAVSVDKPALAGLAGSFEMEAIRPHVLGKFEDMLVAVEQHAAMQVFLDQVRSVGPNSRAALRADARDPGHARGLNENLAREIMELHTLGARTGYTQEDVTEFARALTGWSVAGVRGPQPGNAAPGAFVFRPALHEPGARTVMGRQYPEPDAANGERQALAILHDLAHANATSQHVAFQLARHFVADDPPPALTAQLAQAFEQSGGDLPTVYRALVASPQAWTAADTKFKTPWDWTVSSMRALGWRDHGDLNAAPLLTQLGQPVWRPGSPAGYDDIAASWAAPDALVRRVEVAQRFASRVGDRLDPRTLGQSVLPGALSAPTAAAVTHAESAQTAVALLLVSPDFLRR
- a CDS encoding YXWGXW repeat-containing protein, encoding MPKSSIRTLLAAAVFALASGATFAQTVIIAPSAPPPPRVETVPPPRAGYAWDPGHWRYAHGGYVWAPGHWQTVRVGHRWVPGHWIAHGPNWRWMPGHWA